The nucleotide sequence TTCTATTCAGATTTACAACTAACTTTAATTGCCCTTGGAAAGTATTCCATTTGATACAATTTCAACACTATTTTATTCATCTTTTCCCTCCCAGAATTGTGGGTTTTGTAGCAATTAAGGCCCAAACCTTGAGAGATATAAGAAGTCAGAAGACACACTGTTCTGTTTCACTCCTAAAATTCACACCATGCACAGCCACAAACAAATTAATACtattattttcccatttaagATAGAATATGTATTTGAAAGCATGTGAACCACTGTATTGGAGGTGAAAGCTCCACCAAGCAAATACTTTCTAGCTGAAAGCCTGTCAGTGAGTCTGCAACCAACTTATCCTTGTTGGGAAAGATGACCTGCACTCTTACCATCATGATTAGAATTTCCCAGGGTCCATGGCTCATCTGAGTCAAAGTGAGTGTCTCCTCCAATTCCTGGTCCAGGAAAGTAAGCATGAGCCAGGAATCCACCTTCTCCATCAAATGGAGAACTGTCTCCGTGGAAACCAGAAGCAAAAAAGATCATAATATCTGCCTCCTTTCTGTCATTCTTAATTTCATGGTAAGGAACCTCTTCAAAGGTAAGTGGTGTCACTCTCTGCCAAACATCAAAGGCCTGACGAATGGCTCTCCTGGTATCAATCTCGCCAACCTTGGGGGTGTAGTTGTGGACACTGTGGGAATGAGAAAGAAGGGATGTTTCAATTTGCAGAATACATTTGAGACTTATCAATACACAATCACACAGTTTCAACTTCCAGTAGGAAGTCTCTTGCAAAGTTTTGCTGTTACAAAGAAAGTTACCAACAGAACTACCACCCTGATCTGAATTCTACATTCATTAACAAGAACCTTCATCATTCTTTGTTTGATTTTGGATCACTTCCTAAAAACCTTTCAAATCTGGGTGCAGACAGTTgagtaaattttctttaaaatgtaaattactTCAGATTTTGTCTGAAGTTATGCTAAGATGGAATCTagtacatgaaaaaaaatggaccACTAAAATTCGTTTTGAGAAACAAACTTCCAGTAAACTACACAACCTTATTTATATGACCTGCTTCCTTCTCCAAACTACTTAAAATATTCTAGAGCTCATAAGGGTGATGGATCTGCCAGTTTTGTACAGCCCAGTCCATGAGAGCTAAAGATACAGAGTTTGGGGAGAGTAAGGGGCATTTAACTGCACATCAATGTCCCATAAGTCTAAACCTTATGTTAAAAATGCTGTTCATGAGATGTTTTGTGCATGTGCACATAATAGCCTCATGATCTATTAAGCTTGACTCAGGGAATATAAAGTATCTATGTCATGGGAGCAATTTTCAGTCTTTAATGAAGCTGGCTCAATTTAACATAAACACACTGTAACACACTCAGCAGTGAATCAAGACACCCATCACTTGAATGCACACAACAAATACTGAAATTGGAAAGCTAAACACTACTGGTTTGACAAGGGCAGCAGTGCAGTCATCTGCCAAGCTGCTTCTCTTGCTCATGCATATGCTTAAgatctattttatttatatgaCTCCACACCCCTCTCCACTATGGTCCAGAAAAAGGTTAGAAGAAGGATCTGATTCTCAGACCTTTGCATACAGAAGGTGTCCCTTCACAATTTCAgttaaaacaattattattattggtgGAAGCTTTGAACTAGCCCCTCTTCCCAGTCTCTGCAACCCTTCACTGTTACTTGAAGCATCCTCCTCCCTTCTCAGAATTCTTGGCAGAAAACAGAGGACCCCAGTTTCTGATCCTCTTTTCCTTCACTCCATCATGTTCTTTCCTACACATTTTTGGTACTTTTCCCATGCTGGTCACTCACATTTCTACCTCTTCACCACACACATTCCTTCAGTCTTAGTCTAACCCAGATCTTCTCCTTAATGACTACATCTCTAATTTTCACTCCTTTGCAATCTCCTTTGCCCCtccaaaaatttaaaaggctGAAATTTCAACTAGAGGGtgagttaattttaatttgaagtgACATTCCTGTTGCCAGAAACCTCCACCGACCATATTTCAGCAACTGCCTTCCAAAAGCTCAGAGCCTGACTGACTCAGAACACCTCTCTGGGAAACAACTACCCCTCTGCAACCCTCCCTTGACACCTGTAGCTCACCCCAGCTGGCCTAAGTCTGGATAAAAGCAAGAGCTCTACGACAGGAGCAAAAGTAAAAcctctgcaaaaataaatgttgcaaATCAGTAGAAGGAGAAAGCATCTCGTCCCCAAACAGTGATGTTCCTTTTGCTCTAATGGTTTGTTAAAAGTGACACATGATTTAAAGGCTAGAGCCTTAGATTtctaacagaagaaaaagggcCTTTTACTAAGATTTTTCTACCAAAATGACACAACTGATGGCTGCAATTCAGGTGCCTTTACTGATCAGTTATTTTCTAATTGGTAACAGACTCTTCAGTTACGCCAGGGCTCTGACAGCATTCCCCCCACCACATTCTGAGAACAAaagcccagacagggaggatcCAGTTACAATTTAAAAGCACTTACAAATTCTGCATGCCAAACTAGTACAGACCATTTTTGCCCCATCaaaaagggggagggagggggctgtACCTGTAGGTTATGTGCTTCTGTCTCCACTTCTGGCCCGTGAGTGCATACCGCTTTTTCCTCCGGCTGCGACGCAGGTGGGGATGGTCCGGAACTCCACAGCGAGGCTTCTTCATCCACCTGCAAGGAAAGGGCAAAAAACAACAAGCTATACTAAGAGTTTGGAAAAGAGATTCCAAACAACTCAGGGGGTGACTGGAAGACCTCTGAGAGATGGCCAGTGCTGACACCAAGAAGGGTTCAGTCCTCCCTTGGTCAGGTTTATcctctgcacagggctgtgctaCCCACCTCTGCTGGCAATGCCCACACCAAAACCACTTCACTTTTAATTGTGGAAACACAGAGTCCAGATCAGGTAGCCCCTATGGTCAACAAGAGCTTTATCATGATAATGCCACAAAGACCCAAAGCAAAATCACAGGTGGGTGTCCCCTGGGATCAAATTCACCTATCACCCACTGGATCCACTCTCCATTTGGCAAAGTAGTCCTGtgccactgaaaaaaatctagttCATACCTCACTAGGTAAAACACAACCCTCCCAGACAATAACTAAGGCTTCCACCTGGAATGACCAGAATAGATCCGCCCAGTCTCTGGGTCACACACACCAAATTCCATTAGGTTCTCCCTATAACCCCTGACTCTTGATGTCACTCATGATGTAGGAAACTCTAGTCTCTATCGCCAAGTGAACTGGAAGAGCAAGGGATGCTGTCCCTTGCACAGAGATCCAGGCAATATCATCACAGAAGTCCACTCTCCTTCCCTACCTCCTTTACCTCCAGCCTTGACAgatcttttgtttctttcttaaaCTAGCTTGGGGGTGGTCAAACACTCACAgtggttgcccagagaagtggcaGAATCTGCATCCTTGACGATATTCAAAACCCAACTAGAAATggtcctgggcagcctgctctggaCGTCCCTGTTTTAGCAGAGGGTTGGAGTAGATGAACTCAAGATGCTCCTTCAATGATTCTCTGACAGAATCAAGGAGAAACAGACTGTTCCTCAAATTACACTTGCTCATGTGGACATGCTCCAGAGAAGCCAGAAGTGGCTTATGGAGGAACAAATCTGCCCATCAGTGCATGTGGCAGCTGGGAAGAAGGAGGCAAGGGCAGAGACTGAGGAACTGCAGTACTAGTCTCCACAGGTCCCCAGGCACATCCTTTGAGACTTTGCAGTGCAtcccaggacagcagagcccaggaatgACACAAGCAGTCTCTGGCCACAGTCTGTCCCAAAGCAGACTGACATTGCCTCACACACTGGACTTCTTCAGGCATTTCATGCATTTGATCCACTCAGTCTGATGGCAAAGGCAAGTGACACAAAGCCCTTAAGAACACTTTGCAGGACATCCCACTGAAAAGCATTCTAGCCACTGCTGGCCCATTTCTCACAGGACACCAAATTCTGTCCCCCCTCCTCAGTAAGGTTTCTCCCACATCCTTGGCTACCCAGGGGACAACTTTTGGCCTCCAAATGCAGACATTGCTCCATCAACTGCAGCCAGCCAATGGCAAGTAGTCCACGCTTGTGCCTAAACAATGTACATCTTATTCACTAAAAGATATTAAACCCCAGACCTTTGGGAAGGGAGAGTCTCCCATCACCAGTAGATGGTTTACAAGACTTTTTGTCAGGAcaccttttaaattaaaaccaaccagacagacagacactgcgCCTCGccagaaaattctttcagaacACACACACCTGCTCCCTATTCAGGCAGCCACGCAGCCCTTTCCTGATTCCACTTCCTCTCTGTAATTCTGGTTGCTTATAAATTTCAATGCAGTCATCTGTCATCGTCTGTCACCGACATGGTTTGTGAAAGATCCTTttcttaggaattttcctctcctgagagctgagaagcctcaggaacaaactgtaaacaattctcatctgctgctgtggaatgcaacaggggaggtctgtgattggccccgtcagactgtttccagttaggggcctatcacaattcacctgttcagtgtctcgggctgagaagacttttcatttacacattcttttctattcttaggatagccttggtagtgaaatctctagctttattcttttagtatagtttttatatcttatatatcatatcataataaatcaagccttctgatgcatggagtcaactgtctcgtctcttccctcatcctgggaccccagaaaaccatgtaacaaaTGGTGAACCCGAGTGAATAAAGGGACATcgccacagaagtggcttctagccagaagctgaagaaccAGAGATCCTGATattgggcagagttcacagccaaggctggccacagagagaacctttgaaaagtctccgagacaagacgtccgggagtcttcgcagcacaatgcagtctgctgacgcccagaggacactgtcgcaaggtactgtttacagttcccttcctgaaaatgctgcccttcatGTGAGGCAGATTCGGTTGTGGACGGGAGTACCGACGGAGgcggaggttccattctctccctcagaggagaaacttattggcctctggaggagatggggtcGGGAcgacagcattcctatgctaacgacacatttctatgagtttttccggtgggcaaaacaccatggttttttctctgatgtgctgtatgcctttgattcatatgtttgggaatgcatggaattaatTATCCGAGATCTTTTTTACCGGGGACTTGGATTTCCTCGAATTTATCCACATTTCAGAACTCTCTCCCCGGTCTTGAGATGGAAGGCATTGGCCTATCAGTGGATTGCGGATGCACGGGGCTTGTCTCCCTTctctctggagctggaaaaaggcaagcctgtccgaatccgctgcctggaagtctccagcccccctaaatcggggtgggggggcgaagctttgcccgcggcagaagaaaggtttttttctgcgaccttgGAGCAGGCGCCGACAGAACTGCCTCCCCCCCTCGGtgctctcaggggggaggtgggttggctctgtcacctgaaccggggccaagggccctgcccctgcccgcCCTGCAGGAGGGGccggtccctgcagcccctcccgccGGTCCGCCTCCGGCGGGGGTGGACCCAtcgcctccagcagagcttgtcGGGTTCCAGGACGAAAGCACCGCCTCCAGTGGCTTCGCCCGCGTTGCTAGGCAACGTCCTGGGCAGCAGCGACAATCGACGGCAGCCCGTCCTGGAGTCGGGGCatgcagcccctgtcccttctccttctgcatcgCAGGCGGCAATTGCGTTCACAGCGGTGCCGGCAGGGGTCGGTCCCACGCCGTGCACGCCAGTCCCTCCCGCGCCcgaccctccagcagagcccgtgAGGGCTCCGACCGCGGCGACCACACCCCTGCCGTGCCCCGCAGCTGGCGCGCCGGGGGAGGGAGCGGAAATTGAGAGTCACCCAGCGGAACCGTCATCGGACCCGACCGCGGCTGCCACCGCGGCGCCGGCGATCAGCTGGGACCTCCCCCCGAGCTTTTTGagctgtcccgaggctgcccctgcgaggggagctgggacaggggaagggggtCCCGCCTTGCCCCTCTGtgggggggctgtgggtggacaGCTGATCGCAGGCTCGGCCCGTCTGCCTGCGTTCAAActcggtgtttttcgcgggctgacccAGGTCTGGTTCAGgatttcccgctgggggttggaatgcctgactccccctgcgcgcccttgcggcgtgggggaggtggctcctgagccttctgcctccggtccccagcccgcagggggtggtgcccaggggcagaaagagggaacacctTCTGCATttgcgttgcagaggcaggagacacagtgcaaagtgagcatcgctcatctgctgtggggacgaagcacccccagatctggggtgttgttcccttggaaagcttttcttccccagctgctggtctgcaccagttcagcggggatgaagcgttcggtcactcATGCTGCCCAGAgatcggcagctgtgtgccgggttgagagaacacagagcccgctccgcgggCCGGGTTTGGGCCatttggctcggttccctgggccagggcctcccggccagcgcctgttgggtttgggggctttgtttcCCCCGTCGGGACCTGGACCTCCGTTCTGTGAGCtgggtctggggtccctgttccttccacggggtgcagggcccctgcaaacggtggctggtggaccagcctgtttggggtctcagtggACCACTCTCTGCtacagctctttcaaaaaaaaaaaattaaaaaaaaaaaaaattaaaattaaattaaataaaaagggttgaaagagctagcagctcaaaggtttttgcaagcctgtttcaggaaaaaagggacttttcagcactgtcaaagaagaacatcttcagtttggactttttcctgaaactcagctgtttggacttgaagcaatgaactttccttggactgtttttgcattttcttctattttaagattgttttggtgatgtgatgggaatttggtgttttgcaggtgaagggtttccctgatggttccacaccagcatttgattgatcttttgactgcattttctttttaatttactaaaataaaagggtgagatgtcaccgacatagtttatgaaagatcctttacttaggaattttcctctcctgagagctgagaagcctcaggaacaaactgtaaacaattctcatctgctgctgtggaatgcaacgggggaggtctgtgattggccccgtcagactgtttccagttaggggcctatcacaattcacctgttcagtgtctcgggctgagaagacttttcatttacatattcttttctattcttaggatagccttggtagtgaaatctctagctttattcttttagtatagtttttatatcttatatatcatatcataataaatcaagccttctgatgcatggagtcaactgtctcgtctcttccctcatcctgggaccccagaaaaccatgtaacaatCGTCTCCCCACCAAGAACAGAGCAAATGAGAGCTGTTATACACATTGCACTGTACCTGACAAGAACCCAAGCTGTGTATATAAAGCCAGCACAGATCTTCCCCACTTACATCACCTCACATTTATCAGCACTGTACATCTTTCAGAAATCCAGGCAACCTGTGGAAATTGGATCTGTCTTGCCCACACAACTGCTGCCACCTTCAAAGAAAAGCAGTACATCTAAGATTTGCTTTTCGAAATATCAATTCAACCTGAACACACTGTGCTTTTCCAAGTTTCCTTTATTTGTGCTCTTCTGCATTGCTTCTAGCACTTTCCTAAGGAGACCTCAAGTTTACTGTCACCTGTATTCTCCCAGATATTTCCTGagttttcaggggttttttcaGTCCCACTCACGCGTTATGACACAATGTTTTCATCATAACCTTACACAAGCCATAGTCTGAATCAGGTTTTCACCTCCTGAGCTTCATGGGAACTCCAGTAGTCTGAACATCACCATCATCAGGCCCTGACTATAGTCAGAAAATGACCTTCTGTTTCATCTTTACTAGTATGATCTAGAAGATAAAGAATTAACAGAGCAGTACTACCAAACCAGCCTGCATGTGTAGAGAAGTCACTGGGACTGTCCAGGGCAGTGCTGACACACCAGCATGACCTCACACCTCAGCATCTGTCTCCTGTAAGAACACCTTGCCAAATTCCCAACACTTGCCCCATGCCCAGCTGGCCACATGAATTCACCcccacacagctcagcccaTTATTATCTAAGCCAGAACTGCACAGAGACCCCACAGAAAGTGGATTCCCTCCAACAGCCAAATTCCCTGCCCATTTGCCAGCTCCAGGTACAGGCACAAGAGCATGGGGCTGTTCCAGAGGAAGCTGCAATCCCAACTCCTGGGGCTTCAAGCACTTCTTGAGCCAAAGCTTCCAAGGTAGAGCAACTGAGACTCACACTGCCCATGGCCCCTCACTCCTCATTATATAGTATTTAAACTATATAAGAACCCAATTTCACTTAGGCCTGTCTGAAGCCCCATATTTCTCCACAGTTGGTTCCAGAGCTCAGATACTGCCTGTCTGAAGCCAAGGAACAGAGTTCAGCTACCTGGttggagctcagcagcacccGAGCTGTCGTCAGCCTGAGCTAATGTCAAGCTGAGAATGTTTATTTGGATCAGTTCCCTGCTTCAACTTACTTCCCAGACATATGGGCCCTGCTCTAATCACATGGTACAAATCCAGCCATCTCTCCtcctctcagcagagcaggtcTGTGGCAAAATATCCACAAAGCTGTAGCTTGCTGCTGTTAATCATCTGTAGCTGAGCCTTATGATAGTCACTCTCTACTGAGCAGTTTGAATACCCCACTCTGTGTTCTAGGGGAAATCATCACATCAGAAACAACAAAAGACAATTATTTGAAGCAAGATTCAGATACTTATGGTTGATTCCCCcctccttattttttttaaatgggaacACCAGTAACACTGCATCATCAAAATTTATACTTGGCACTCTTGAGGCACAGACTATTCCATTCCTCCAGCTGCTTGGCATCAGGAAACAAGCAATTTCCAAAAGCAGTGACATCCAGTTCTTGTCCAGAtacagctgctctccccagctcagACTCCAAGCCTTTCACAAGACTCTCCTAAAGAGAGAGAGCTGTCACTCTCAATCCCCCACTCTTGAGCTGGTGGGAGTGGTATCTTTAAACAGCTGTGGTGCAGCCCAAGGTGAGAGACCTGCCCAACAGGCTCAAGACAAAGCACAAGACTCTTCCAACACAAGTAAGATCATGTCTTGCTTCCTTCCAAAGCCATGTGATTGACCATGACAAAGACAAATCACCACTTTTGTTCAGCACTATTGTGCCTTCTCTCCAGAACACTCCAGGATTATATCCTTGCTCAGCTGCTCACAAAACCACAGTTAAACCCgccagctgcaggcagacacAAAATTTGCTGAGGCATCATCAGTTGCAGGGTCTGAGGAGGCTGGTTTATGTATTGTCCCTGCATTCTTTACAGGAAACTACATATCCTCTGCTGAATGGACCCCCACCCAAACTTCCTTTTGGGTACTAAAAAGCATCATCTGatgcttcttttcctctcccactAGCAGCACCTGCATGGTGGTTTCCACACTCTTGGGTACCAatcttggaggaaaaaaaaagctccagaTTTGAGGGCATGTGGAAAAGGAGATGAGAAACTTTAGGCTTCCATACTAAGTGTAAATAACTCTGATTCCTAAAGTCACTTTAAAGAGACAGAACTTTGACACTGACggaagtgacagaaaaattCCTAATTGCAATCTCGAAACTCCTAACACAGACTGAAACAATGACTTAGTAAATGCTTGAGTAATTCAGAGCCCTTAGAGTCAGCCTGCCTTGCCAGCTCTCTTCCTTCTACTCCACAACCAGCTTCCACAACCAGGTCTGAGGAAGTGACAGCCCAACACAGCCCAGGCAGATGCCCCTCCAGTTCAAACGACAGGCTCACTGCTAACAGCCATCTGGACCTCTTTTTCTGTTCATGCAAAATTCTAGGCAAATTCCACCCTGCCATACAACATATGGACCCACTGACTCAGGACAGATGGAGGCAGAGCAACCCAACATGCCTCCAAAGCACACCAGTGTTTGGTTGGAGCTGAGGTCTCAAGCTTTTGAGACTTGAGTTTCAGAAGAGGGAACCATCTGGGTTTTTCACTCATCAGCCTTTGGGTGTTCATGCGCAGATCAAGCCCTGCCCACAAAGTCATAAAATGTGGGcaacacatttctttctttcagaaaaacttTTACTTACTAAAGCAGGGACTCCCACTCACAGTTTGTGCCCTTCCCCTGTCACCCAcaaggcagcagaagcagctctttAACTTTCCAAACTAGCACCCCAATATCACAGCCCCTTCTTTCCCCACCCCTTTCCAAAACATCAGCATCCCAAATCTAAGCTTCTACACACCAACTGCACACACATGGCATTGCTTGATGGCTCTGCTTCAGCATTCACCTACAAACCATGTTATTAATGGCAAAGTGATCTCAGATGGAAAATCCCCACCTTTAAAAAGCACTTTGTTTTCAACTAATTTGAAAAGCATACAGGATTTTCTCTGTCCCTCAATGGAGAACAAGGGGCTTTTCCTGTGAGCTAAAGGAGGGAATGTTACGTTCACTGGAGAGGTAGTCCTAGCCCAGCAGGATCCTCTCCTATCCAATTCActaatttcttctgtttctcccTCTTCTTGCAGTCTGGAAGGCATAAAACCAAGCCACTTTGTTCTTTACATTATTTGGTTACTTTATGGCCCTTTCTTTTGGGCTACCATGTCCCTTttgccagcagtgtgccctgtgAGGAGAGATGAAGAACCAGGCAGAGCATGCTGTGAAAGGGTCTCCTAATGTAACAAGGGCAAGGGACAAACAGGCAGGGCCCAAGCAAGTTCCATTGGGCTTTCTCTTTTTGCTCACCATGagatgcttttttccccagaaagcCTTAGTAAGACCTTCTCTGCGTTCTGCTTTAGTTAGCAGATGCTCCCCAGACCAACAGCAGATGGATCCAGCCACTACACAACACCCTGGCAGCCAGACAAGGAGCCACTTCCACACCACCCTTTGGAGCCCACACtgaagagaagatgaaaaaacaaagtctctccagccctggcaaTTTACACCAATGCTTCTGAGCTATCAAAACCCAGATCACAAACAAGAACACATGGccaacacagagcagagaacatCCAATGTCCAACAAATGGCAACTGTGGGCAGCTAAGTAGCCTTGACTACCATAATCAGACTCCAATAACTCACTTCAATTCAAACTATGGATCTCCACAAATAACATCTATGGAGATGCACAAATCAAATTAATTAGGAAATAGATTAGAAGCCATTTCTGGAGCCAGAATTTTAACCTAAATTCAGACAGAGATGGAAGTAAGTTAAACCCTTGATGTCTTCCACTTTCAAAAGCTCACAGGATTCACGCATTGATTGTGCAGGAGCAATGGGGATCTGTGCTCAAAGAACAACAGTAACAAGAGCTTCTCCTCACACTCAGAAAAAATACCATCAGtatgaaatacatatttcataCTGAAATATGACAGTGCattaagaaagagaaagacaaaagcagCCTAGATTAATCTTACTCAATAGTTGTCTGGTCCAAAACTCCTGTTACTGGGATTCCATAAAACTGTTGCATAGTGGCAACTGCAGACTGCACAGCTTTTCCTGACTGCAAGGGAGACATTTGGCTGTCAGATGGAAGTAAGTAGCCATAAGTTTTTAACCAaccctgaaaaagaaagaaacagatggTAAGATGCCACAGTAAGTTTTTCAACATAACAGTTCAGAACATTTcctcaaaagaaaaagtgaCAAACTAGCCCAAAATATTCAgccatctctcttttttttggttagGTTTGGTAATATCAGACGATTCCTAGGAAGGGCTGAAGACCAGCTTAATATCACCTGTCCTGACAAGACAAGGCAGACCTGCCACTTAGAAATGAGCATCATCTGAGCAACTGGGGCAGACTTAAGTCTTTGGAGCACCAGAAATGCCCAAGAATCTTTGTTCTTGCTCCAGGGACTTCCTGTCCTGTGCATCCTGTCCTCTTGCCATCATGAGAGTCCTCAGTCCCCACAGCAGCAAGCTCCCAAGAGTCCACTACCCACCACTGTCTCTGGACCATCATTCCAAGAAAACAGCTTAACAGTCTGAGAAATCCCTGGAAACACAAGTTCACCTTTGCACTTGCAATG is from Serinus canaria isolate serCan28SL12 chromosome 20, serCan2020, whole genome shotgun sequence and encodes:
- the LOC127060295 gene encoding matrix metalloproteinase-24-like yields the protein MSLLTAPPAVLLSATRSSYHVLSRRWSQRKTFLKKPLHMPRFATRRPVTATRGALPAGQARADRQRKHRIALPAFPFPFLFRRPPSPFSFRAAAQPQPRRRGRSAPSAAGAEPGPGPAGAMARCSRRALGAAGPLLPLLCALLRAAADTSTGRGWLKTYGYLLPSDSQMSPLQSGKAVQSAVATMQQFYGIPVTGVLDQTTIEWMKKPRCGVPDHPHLRRSRRKKRYALTGQKWRQKHITYSVHNYTPKVGEIDTRRAIRQAFDVWQRVTPLTFEEVPYHEIKNDRKEADIMIFFASGFHGDSSPFDGEGGFLAHAYFPGPGIGGDTHFDSDEPWTLGNSNHDGF